Genomic DNA from Lutibacter sp. A80:
ATTCCAACAGAAAATATATTAATTGCTACCAATAAAAAATATAAAAAATTAGTAAAAAAACATTTACCAACTATTGCATCTAATCAAATTTTATTAGAGCCTGCAATGCAAAACACTGCACCATGTATTTTATATAGTGCTCTTAAAATCTACAATAAAAACCCAGATGGAATTATGATAGTTGCACCATCTGACCATTATATTGAAAACGAACAAGAATTTATTTCAAACGTTAAAACCACGTTTGAATTTTGTTCAAAAAACGACTTTTTACTAACACTTGGTATCAAACCAACCAATCCAAATACAGGCTATGGATATATTAAGTTTAACAAAACAGATACAGCTATAAAAGAAGTTCTTAATTTCACTGAAAAACCTAATATAGAAACAGCAGAAGAATTTTTAAACAGTGGTGATTACCTTTGGAATGCAGGTATTTTTATTTGGAGTGTTAAAAGTATTTTAAAAGCATTTGAAACTTATCTACCCGAAATGCACCAACTATTTTCTAAAGGCAATAATAATTATAATACAGCTTCAGAAAACAATTTTATTGAAGAAAATTATTCAAAATCTCAAAAAATATCTATAGACTTTGGAATTATGGAAAAAGCAAACAATGTTTGTGTACTTCCAACAGATTTTGGATGGAACGACTTAGGTACTTGGAGTTCCTTACAGGAAAAACTAAAAGCAGATGAAAACCAAAACACTTCTATTGGCGGAGAAGTTATTTTTAAAAACGCTAAAGGGAATATAGTTAGAACAC
This window encodes:
- a CDS encoding mannose-1-phosphate guanylyltransferase, with product MNKNYYAVIMAGGIGSRFWPISTNKLPKQFHDILGTGNSLIQQTYNRFDSLIPTENILIATNKKYKKLVKKHLPTIASNQILLEPAMQNTAPCILYSALKIYNKNPDGIMIVAPSDHYIENEQEFISNVKTTFEFCSKNDFLLTLGIKPTNPNTGYGYIKFNKTDTAIKEVLNFTEKPNIETAEEFLNSGDYLWNAGIFIWSVKSILKAFETYLPEMHQLFSKGNNNYNTASENNFIEENYSKSQKISIDFGIMEKANNVCVLPTDFGWNDLGTWSSLQEKLKADENQNTSIGGEVIFKNAKGNIVRTQNNKKVVIKGLNDFIVVEKKDVLLIYPKDKEQEIKEVSAEVQSKFGDKFV